In Spinacia oleracea cultivar Varoflay chromosome 5, BTI_SOV_V1, whole genome shotgun sequence, a single window of DNA contains:
- the LOC130461187 gene encoding uncharacterized protein isoform X2, with product MEQSQSHSEAEEDEMIHSDSNNEDRASLQEEASSAASDPECEDEMIQSDSFNEDSASSQEVQTTEISTNAAQAQTTRSPPAMTDMEQSQSHSEHEKDEGVQSLQKEVALASFGSGCREQTTKIFAITAAQSETTRSPSLVIDKEHVAVEAFETRNLEELRQGGFVHKVVEQAIEMPSMAEARVEITRTPTMNEMVSEVKEDNLREESRTHAVSRACIISANQSNRSDNLTVKFEGFDIRSSLVPVLQNVWSRHGNIVENSIIRSGDLIAKALESLANVILILEGNSVRSLNDCQVDKLGSTLSDLRCFHFKVDWLVPCVENAIELHKLGQIRAQTAEKRLKLLEELAFQIWKLPFNGNVDLDQLLGGGLP from the exons ATGGAGCAATCTCAATCTCATAG TGAGGCTGAAGAGGATGAAATGATACACTCTGATTCCAATAATGAAGATAGAGCATCTTTGCAAGAGGAGGCGTCCTCTGCTGCTTCTGACCCTGAATGCGAGGATGAAATGATACAATCTGATTCCTTTAATGAAGACAGTGCATCTTCGCAAGAGGTACAAACCACTGAGATTTCAACCAATGCCGCTCAAGCACAAACTACAAGATCTCCACCTGCCATGACTGATATGGAGCAGTCTCAATCTCACAG TGAGCACGAGAAAGATGAAGGGGTACAATCTTTGCAAAAGGAGGTAGCCCTTGCCTCATTTGGATCTGGATGCAGGGAACAAACCACTAAGATTTTTGCTATCACAGCAGCTCAATCAGAAACTACAAGATCTCCTTCTCTCGTGATCGATAAGGAGCATGTTGCAGTTGAAG CTTTTGAGACACGGAACTTAGAGGAACTACGCCAAGGTGGTTTTGTACACAAAGTCGTTGAACAAGCCATTGAGATGCCCTCTATGGCTGAAGCCCGAGTAGAAATCACAAGAACTCCTACCATGAATGAAATGGTGTCTGAAGTCAAGGAAG ATAATTTAAGGGAGGAAAGCAGAACTCACGCCGTGTCTCGGGCTTGTATAATCTCAGCAAATCAG AGCAACAGAAGTGATAACTTGACAgtaaaatttgaaggatttgaTATAAGGTCTAGTTTAGTCCCAGTATTGCAAAACGTGTGGTCCAGACATGGAAACATAGTGGAAAATAGCATCATCCGTAGTGGTGACTTGATTGCCAAGGCGTTAGAGTCATTGGCAAATGTGATACTCATTCTGGAGGGCAATTCGGTCAGATCATTGAATGATTGCCAAGTCGATAAGTTGGGCTCTACATTATCCGACCTGAgatgtttccatttcaaagtagACTGGCTTGTTCCTTGTGTGGAAAACGCTATAGAACTGCACAAACTTGGCCAAATCCGGGCACAAACTGCGGAAAAAAGATTGAAGCTTCTTGAAGAGTTAGCCTTTCAAATTTGGAAGCTTCCTTTTAACGGAAATGTAGATTTGGACCAACTTCTAGGAGGGGGATTGCCGTGA
- the LOC130461187 gene encoding uncharacterized protein isoform X1 — protein MEIQSSQRHCVSWSDLPTNVVQLIAYFLRLRCKDVQSFRGVCTKWWRATHISALLPRRISSVHSTIFSSSVSLLRPLNSPNSPAWMVLSVEATGGATQLFNPISRTRIPNFPDNFDLSRYKSTPLAKEYHIVAGDDHGDDFFHFRSFVYDKVVIFFDRCIANTRNCILVALSRGKVFRALPFHLSPYFSKAFNHNHKKIIVINDITRYKGKTYALDNQGALLSYRKYERFDFDELRLNCPKSKLRKRFVVMRSPSDENLYIVVAMNGRVQGPAGSIKMHFKVYKLCNTDGFSCWTEVKSFGVGDQVLFVFKHHSFFVPAAEFHGCQLRNCIVFSDDAFTQLYLAKSVQLAKYKVAVFELGGEYLYSLPIECYPGFPVMLWSPPPWVLQNAPSP, from the coding sequence ATGGAGATACAGAGTAGTCAGCGTCATTGTGTGAGCTGGTCCGATCTACCAACCAACGTAGTTCAATTGATCGCCTACTTCCTCAGATTAAGATGCAAAGATGTGCAAAGTTTCCGAGGGGTTTGCACGAAATGGTGGCGCGCCACCCACATTTCAGCCTTGTTACCCCGCCGTATTTCCTCGGTACACTCAACGATCTTCTCCTCCTCTGTCTCTCTCCTCCGTCCACTTAATAGCCCTAATTCACCCGCCTGGATGGTTCTCTCTGTGGAGGCTACCGGCGGCGCCACCCAATTGTTCAACCCTATCTCCAGAACTCGAATCCCTAATTTCCCAGATAATTTCGATTTATCCCGTTATAAGTCTACTCCACTAGCCAAAGAATACCACATCGTCGCCGGTGACGACCATGGTGACGATTTCTTCCATTTTCGTTCTTTTGTGTATGACAAAGTGGTGATTTTCTTTGATCGATGTATTGCTAACACCCGCAACTGCATTCTAGTGGCTTTATCAAGGGGTAAAGTGTTCAGAGCACTGCCATTTCATCTCTCCCCGTATTTCAGTAAGGCGTTTAATCACAATCACAAGAAGATTATAGTTATCAATGATATTACACGGTACAAGGGGAAGACCTACGCTTTAGATAATCAAGGTGCACTTCTCTCATACAGGAAGTATGAAAGATTTGATTTCGATGAACTTCGGTTAAATTGTCCTAAAAGCAAACTACGGAAGCGGTTTGTGGTAATGCGATCACCCTCTGATGAAAATCTCTACATTGTTGTAGCTATGAATGGACGTGTTCAAGGGCCAGCAGGGTCAATTAAAATGCATTTTAAAGTTTACAAGCTGTGTAATACAGATGGTTTTAGTTGTTGGACTGAGGTTAAGAGTTTTGGGGTTGGTGATCAGGTGTTGTTTGTCTTCAAACATCACTCTTTTTTTGTTCCTGCTGCTGAATTCCATGGTTGTCAACTCAGGAACTGTATTGTGTTCTCAGATGATGCTTTCACTCAGTTATATTTAGCTAAATCTGTACAGTTAGCTAAATATAAGGTTGCAGTTTTCGAATTAGGTGGAGAATATCTTTACAGTCTGCCTATTGAATGTTATCCTGGTTTCCCTGTGATGTTGTGGTCTCCCCCACCTTGGGTTCTGCAGAATGCACCATCTCCTTAG
- the LOC130461188 gene encoding uncharacterized protein produces the protein MEEDTDDIADMFYKLQEEDRKCKKQLKERSVLNDVRFRFQPIHRQIYHSNPEVDVQAASDRQLPREEILPSFSRAYITSSAKEDKNNDASTVKFEGMNIRPNLFPTLQKIWSKHGNIVENSLISNGDNIARLLESLASSNYDTHP, from the exons ATGGAAGAAGATACTGATGATATTGCTGATATGTTCTACAAACTGCAGGAG GAAGACAGGAAGTGTAAGAAACAACTCAAGGAGAGATCCGTTCTCAATGATGTTAGATTTCGTTTTCAACCCATACATCGTCAGATTTATCACTCAAACCCTGAAGTTGATGTGCAAG CAGCATCTGACCGGCAGCTTCCAAGGGAGGAAATCCTGCCGTCATTTTCAAGGGCATATATAACATCCTCAGCTAAG GAAGACAAAAATAACGATGCTTCAAcagtcaaatttgaagggatgAATATAAGGCCTAATTTATTCCCAACACTGCAAAAGATTTGGTCGAAGCATGGGAACATTGTAGAAAATAGCTTGATATCTAATGGTGACAACATAGCAAGGTTACTTGAGTCTCTAGCAAGTAGCAACTATGATACTCATCCTTGA
- the LOC130462024 gene encoding uncharacterized protein — protein MPSVAQVQAGITRITIMNEMEAEVKEENVREDSGTHTVSVSTAYITSVNQRGRSDKLEVKFEGFDIRSDLLPILQNIWSIHGNIVENSIIRNGDLIAKALESLANVILILKGNSVRSLNDCQIDYLSATLSDLSCIRFKVDWLVPCVEKTIELHKSKPLLYSLNKLGQTRSQAAERRLKLLGELDELDKLEKTLQEDMENVSRKLPFNGDVDLDQILGGGLP, from the exons ATGCCCTCTGTGGCACAAGTTCAAGCAGGAATCACCAGAATTACTATCATGAATGAAATGGAGGCTGAAGTCAAGGAAG AGAATGTAAGGGAGGACAGCGGAACTCACACCGTGTCCGTGTCTACGGCTTATATAACCTCAGTAAATCAG AGGGGTAGAAGTGATAAATTGGAAGTAAAATTCGAAGGATTCGATATAAGGTCTGATTTACTCCCAATTTTGCAAAACATATGGTCAATACATGGAAACATAGTGGAGAATAGCATCATCCGCAATGGTGACTTGATTGCCAAGGCATTAGAGTCATTAGCAAATGTGATACTTATTCTGAAGGGTAACTCTGTCAGATCATTGAATGATTGCCAAATCGATTATTTGAGCGCTACATTGTCTGACCTGAGTTGTATTCGTTTCAAAGTAGACTGGCTTGTTCCTTGTGTTGAAAAGACTATAGAACTGCACAAGAGTAAGCCATTGTTGTATTCTCTGAACAAGCTTGGCCAAACCAGATCACAAGCTGCAGAAAGAAGATTGAAGCTTCTTGGAGAGTTGGACGAACTTGATAAATTGGAGAAAACTTTGCAAGAAGATATGGAAAATGTTTCAAGGAAGCTTCCTTTTAATGGAGATGTAGATTTGGACCAAATTCTTGGAGGGGGATTGCCATGA